Proteins encoded within one genomic window of Paraglaciecola psychrophila 170:
- the purN gene encoding phosphoribosylglycinamide formyltransferase, whose amino-acid sequence MSKKSIVVLLSGNGSNLQAIIDEISRQKINAKIVAVIANQKTAYGLIRAENAGIPAICIDHTSFASREDYDTQMASCINEFNPNLIVLAGFMRILTPAFVENYQGRILNIHPSLLPKYKGLQTHQRAIDAGDEEHGASVHFVTPELDGGPVVLQSKVPIFEQQDAQELADRVQQQERQMYPLVIKWFCEDRLKMIDNKAVLDNQILAEEGYAIG is encoded by the coding sequence ATGTCAAAAAAGTCCATCGTTGTGTTGCTTTCAGGTAATGGCTCAAACTTGCAAGCGATTATCGATGAGATTTCAAGGCAAAAAATTAATGCCAAAATTGTAGCGGTTATTGCAAACCAAAAAACTGCATATGGATTAATTCGTGCTGAAAACGCCGGCATCCCGGCAATATGTATCGACCACACAAGTTTTGCTAGCAGAGAAGATTATGATACTCAAATGGCGAGTTGTATAAACGAGTTCAATCCGAATCTCATTGTATTAGCTGGTTTTATGCGTATTCTTACACCAGCGTTTGTTGAAAATTATCAAGGTAGAATCTTGAACATTCATCCCTCTTTGCTGCCCAAATACAAAGGTTTGCAGACACACCAAAGAGCGATTGATGCAGGCGATGAAGAACATGGTGCATCGGTGCATTTTGTCACACCAGAGTTAGATGGTGGACCGGTAGTGTTACAGTCTAAGGTACCTATATTTGAGCAACAAGACGCCCAAGAGTTAGCAGATCGAGTACAACAACAAGAGCGTCAAATGTACCCTCTTGTAATCAAATGGTTTTGTGAAGATAGGCTTAAAATGATTGATAATAAAGCAGTCTTAGATAACCAAATATTAGCTGAAGAGGGATATGCAATTGGGTAA